The sequence ATGGGGACTTGAGTCTATTTGAATCAAAATTATAAGAAGTCGGTTTGATCTCTAAGCTATGTAATtctctcaagataaagctactagtaagcatataatcactgataacttacacgcagggtattagtgtaggaaatcattttgtgcttatGACACTTAGAGCCGAATACAttatgggaaaattagtatttcttactttcattacaaaatctcggaaaattatGTCGTTATGAGCACAAGAaagttttttatatgatttatcaatcaagaaaatttctcaaaggtttagCTAGgatgtaatagtggtctcatttatCACAATACAACTCTATTTCGAATCAATTAAATAAACTttgtatccatcattgattattcattatgaaaagTTAATACTCAACTTTCATTACTAATCAATCTTCCAACAACAACGGATACATTATAATACTGCCACTaactactacaaatgaactaataatgaattaggttaagCAAAATCTCCTAGAACACTAAcgattatcaaattagattgaggcaatgatacaatagtTCTCATTTAACGTCTTTCCACAACccataaaatacaaatgacttccttatttcctcaaattcttcagtgtcggactgccaggggggagagagagaggggggggggtgtgaatTCCCCACCCAACCCACCTCCACTACCAACctttccattgaaagtgtctactgggctcctccaaagaatagtaaaaataattatatatatacagtatgttatatatatatatatatatatatatatatatatatatatatatatatacacacatatatatatatatatatatatatatatatatatatatatatatatatatatatatatatatatatatatatatatataaataatgtatgtttgtgttttgtgtatgAAGTATGACAACTCGATTTTTATTGTCTTTAAGCGTTCACTGTGGTTGGACGAGGTTCCGCCCATATCCGAAGAAGTAAGTAGTAaataagaagaccaactctttatttgttttgtcagtctcggcccagctctcgcgccgacaagagctctccagccttctgaagttcagcagcaccggacttggcaacacctggatgggtggacttatatccacatagtcactcggacctctcaactttggttgaagaggccacatataagaaaagaatccagttattttctttggctttttgccaattaaataactgtttttgaccacagtgactggctcaattccatccagtatggctgatgacggtcatgacagtctccgtacttatagaaggagcttatacccatcctggattaatccctgcaagaatggggctcaacaATGCAAGTGtaatcgctgcctgaggtaccagaactacaggcagcagctagtAAACTACATAGGGTTCAAAGTCAGGGACCCAGAGGTGCTCTCTCACAGGAAGACATGCAGTTGTTTTCAATGCTACAGCCTGGTActcgagagcatctaccacctcctacaaaggaagcacaggccaggatacatggacataccatcctaccctccacagccaccTTATCCAGACGTTTTCCAGagaaaataccgggtgcaagcacggtataaagagaaagtctctgcacccagttgcagtaactctctcccctttgaacgggactgtgactgccagtcatgcgtgtatgctatctggagcaacactgtaggccacagctcccccactcatgccaaaccagctatggactccgaagacccacctatcccggagccacccaccccatctccggcaccacctgtccagaagacacctgaaaaaatggaagcagaggacgctccactcaccgcaactccggaacctgagaccaacgtttcagccatggctctagacctgactgaggacaatcaaccaccgcaactagcagaaatgcacccagaggattgcaactgcacaccatgcctctcacagctcctaatggaggctcgggcaatcactgagaacgacccaagcttagacctaaacttggccgctgctgaggaacctactcaggaaccacaaccacctgtcagccaacccaaacagcttgccaaattcaagatggcagctgtagaaggctcaccgtcatatgcagcagttgctgctattgccaccgccaaccctggcatcaagatcacagccagggccaacctaaaaggggatttaattatatccccgaaggaccttgccagcgtcaacatcctccaacaggaaacctccctgaccctcctggatcccgagaagagactcagacaggcagtgatctatcggtttcctgtcaacatgccactgtcattcgtcaccgactgcagcaatgttgcaaaagccgagaggaagcttgaccaccgcaaacttcccaccaacgaagtaacagtcacctttattgggcaagtccctaaggcactggatttgggcctctggggaaagtttcccatcagaagtccaaagcgagaaccactgcgctgttacaactgccagcgctatgggcaccataaggaagagtgcaggaaccctacaacatgcggagtctgcagccaccgccatcccacacaggactgcattgacgcacatcgaaatgggacaaaaacccaggcaaaatgtcccaattgtgcgggaccccaccatgcatggaacaagaaatgtcctgaattcttgaagaggctaccaaccccactggcagccccaccgaccaaacctgaggctgcaccaaggcagacacctaacaaacctgaggctgcaccaaggcagacaccgaaaccccagcggattcagcgaaccaggcctccccggagacaatccgagactccccctccaggagcccctactgcagccacggaccaagaaacCAGCGCTgtcgctagcccagctgaagagccaacctccagcgctgttcaatctcctccccaacccccagcaatatctgccatcttatccctggcagaggccctgccagtggataccttgatccccctagtactgcaactactagtcaaagtctgctcccttgctaagactccctcctctgtaattcattccctcctcagtcccttagtctCACCCTCCCCGGTGccgagataggcatctatgcttaaatctgccactttttcctactactcgaattcttccctcctctcccagtctcgcctacttactgggacttactgctatcaacacttttacctactactgaaacctttcatttcggctccaagtggtcctaCTTCTTGGTCCgtaaggtcatgctcttggtgctgagcgaccacactggcaaccacgctcaaggggctgagcagttgcaagacctatctttgccaacctggcgactatgctcaaggggctgagcggtcgcacctgcagctacgctcaaggagctgagcggctgcaaatccagacatgagagactggaaCTGCTGTGACaatattgcctacttagggcaataaatactacgggctgctacgcaaaagcccgtgtccagcagtaaggctgggcaatcttttaacttagtacctacttttttgcgtttgatcacctacgggccgaacaatagaaaggcccgtgccaacaagaagtgttggctttaataccccaacaacaacatttGTTTTgtcgaccaagggaaaggcccttgccaacaagaagagttggctttaatacactacgaacgaacgaacACTAGACACCTTTGACGAACGATTCCGGGTCGGCGGACTCCTGAATCTAAGTGTACAATAATCATATCAGTAATGAATAATATCAACAAAACTAGGAAGAGCTTCTTATAAAATGTTCACTTAACGCAAAGATAAACTAATTATAAAAGCATTGGAAAAACAAGAAATGACAATGAGAAGAAATTAAAACCCCGGACATTAATTGACatttcagaggcctttgtcctgcagtggactagaaacgactgcatttgttgttgtatatatttagatatttatagatatatacacatgaacacacacacatctatatatatatatatatatatatatatatatatatatatatatatatatatatatatatatatgtgtgtgtgtgtataaatatgtatatatatatgtgtgtgtatatatgtatatatataatatatgtgtatatatacattatatatatatatatatatatatatatatatatatatatatatatatatatatatatatacatatatatatatatatatatatatatatatatatatatatatatatattcattttaataggAAAAAAATCAGAGAATCCTATACTCAAAATACGAAAGCTTTGGAAGTATATATCCGACTAAAAATcagaatataccaaaatatcatttttaattttccattataaTCAAACTTATAAGAAGCTGAAAAGACGGTTGATTAAATTCTGCTGATAAAACTGTTAAAAAATCTCTGTAATGAATCGTTATAACATTAAATGAAGCTTCAATTTTGGTGGACTATCCCTAGGATGCTTCAATTTTGGTGGACTATCCCTAGGATGCTTCAATTTTGGTGGACTATCCCTAGGATGCTTCAATTTTGGTGGACTATCCTTTGGATGCTTCAATTTTGGTAGACTTTCCTTTGGATGCTTCAATTTTGGTGGACTTTTCTTAGGAAGTTTAAATTTTGGTGGACTTTCCTTAGGAAGTTTAAATTTTGGTGGACTTTCCATAGGATGCTTCAATTTTGGTGGACTTTCCTGAGAAAGCTTCAATTTTGGTGGACTTTCCTGAGGAAGCTTCAATTTTGGTGGACTTTCCTCAGGAAGATTCAATTTTGATGGACTTTCCTTAGGATGCTTGAATTTTGGTGGACTTTCCTCAGGAAGCTTTAATTTGGTGGACTTTTCTTAGGATGCTACAATTTTGATGGACTTTCCTTAGGAAGCTTCAATTTTGGTGGATTTTCCTTAGGATGCTTCAATTTTGGTGGACTTTATTTAGAAAGCTTCAATTTTGGTGGACTTTCCTTAGGATGCTACAATTTTGATGGACTTTCCTTAGGAAGCTTTCAGTTTTGGTGGACTTTCCTTAGGATGCTACAATTTTGGAGGACTTTCCTTAGGAAGCTTCCAATTTCCGAGGACTTTCCTTAGGATGCTTCGATTTGGGTGGACTTTTCTAAGGAAACTTTGGATcgtgtcaagattagcgaacccaacatatccatgtcaagattaaggaaccccattttctacatgtaaagaataacgaacccaattttccaaTTGTAAAGAATAGCTAACCCAATTAACCTCacgtcaagaataacgaacccggtgatggatGGATTCGCCAAACTTGATGAAATGTTCTGGACtatgaagaaaaaatagaagaggtaaatgaagaaaatatatgttgGAAATATGAGTGATCACTTTATTGATGGAAGAAAATTTACTAAGTTAAAAGCTTTTTATTAAAATCaatacttagtaaaaaaaaaaaaagtaaattaaaaccaacatcttagaaataaaaaaaaaattgaggcaaTTAGATGATAGAAATCAATTAATCTGTTACCCATATTTCGTTCCATCCACATAAACTGGTTCAAATAGCTTGGTAGAAATTCACGCTTGCATCCTTGCATGTTCTTGATTTTTGCTTTATGCTTTGCCCAATACCACTCAATATGCTGTGTGTGGATGCCAGATTCCGGGTCAAGGAAGTGCAAAGAGTGGTTCACGGTTCTCTACTGGTAGTTTTAattattagctatatttctataggGTCGCCATCCATCGCTGTTAATTGTTGATCCATGTCTCACTGCTTTCTCTATTATTGATAGAAATGTCTCATGGTCCCTGTGTtccactatttccatatatcccattgCTGGAGATGTACTAGTATCTACCAAGCCAAAAACCCAGACTTGGCGCGTAGAGGATCgtccttgatggtctttaggtttgtgacatgaatccacagctgcaattttacttttgattttgcAAAAAATTAGTCCCTCCTTACTGATGAGTTTCGTTTATACCGTAAACAATCTTTTACCTGGCACTTCCAGACATAACCGTCTAAAGAGGCCAAGCACTTTACCCAGTTCATAAATATATCCCATGATTCACATTTTAATTCCCGTCGAATAATTGATTTGTTCTTCATCCAGTCAATTATAGGTAACATTTCCTTCCCAACTAATGGTTTCACAACCTCCGTGAACGTAGACCTATCTATTTTGAGGGATAATGGATATCTGAATATCtagattagtttttcttttatattttcttttgaaggAGTTGGGTAATTATTCAACCAGCTGTTTAAGTAAGTAGGAAAAAATTGAGCTAACTGATTAAGTGAATAGAAAATTTTTTAACGAGTTAATAGAAACTTTAATTAGCAATTGAAATGCTTGGACTTGTTTAATTACTCATCCAGCTGTTCAAGCAAGTACAAAAATATTTAACTAGCTATTTTAGTGAACAAAAGAAAGTTCAAGAAGTTAATAGTAGCTTTAAGTAGCAGCTGAAAAGCTCGAGTAAAGATTAACGAATCCCATTTgcacatgtcaagaatagggaacccaatttaccacatgtcaagaataaggaacccaattttccacatgtaaagaatagcgaactcggtgatggttgggttcgctaatgtTGACAAGATCTGAAACTTTAATTTTGATGGACTTGGGAAGCTTCAATTTTGGTGGACTTTCCTTAGGAAGCTTCAATTTTGGAGGACTTTCCTTAGGAAGCTTTAATTTTGGTGGACTTGGGAAGCTTCAATTTTGGTGGACTTTCCTTAGGATGCTTCAATTTTGATGGACTTTCCATTTGAGCGTTCAACTGGAATAAAAGATTTTGATTATGATCAATGTCTGAGCTTTTGTCATTTTGAATAATTACAATAACTGATTCCagaaaaaatcttaatatttaatGCGTTTCCACCCAATAAAACCAAATAATTTTGCTATGTCATTTGCCGAATTGTCATTTcctcttttaggtaattgaatgagcaaacGACTATTCTAACTGTATACCTgtatggcgtgttcctattggctaaggcaaTCGGGAAACCATGCTCCAAATGTTCCTATTGGCTAACTCATTCGAGAAGCAATGCCCTGAATATTCCTCAAAACTAGATTTCACCAGTATTTTACTCTCATAATaccctcactgaggccatctattggtactttTTAAAACGAGAAGATTCCGAGCATCACAGAAGAAACTTTaattctttctttgaaaatacttCACACAAATCTCGTACACATTTGAGcaaaaaaaagaattgaataaaaaTGTTGATATGATAAGAATACCAAAGCTAGAAGTATCATGATAGATATAAGAAATCTTAGAGAATATTCTCGACTATAATTTCGGTAAAAATAGCTGACGTAGCAGGATTGGCCCAGAATTGCCAATACTTTTAATTGGAGAGAATATTCTATAATGAAGAAAAATCAGTAATTTgtataatatattaatgaaaaatacgTACATATTTTAGTCATCATTTCATCATCTTGTTAAATACTCATGAACAGATTATTTAGTATGATCCCTGACACCCCTGATCCTCTTCTTGGGGAGGGAACATCTGATTCTTTcaactttttataataataaaatttcaaataatcaAGCGAGTTGATCCATGTCTAGTTCATATAACGAAAAATCAGTTTAAATTACACAAATGATGAGAGCTCATTCATAAAAGGTGTTGTGAGGAAatgcaattatatatttatatatatatatatatatatatatatatatatatatatatatattacttatatatatatatatatatatatatatatatatatatatatttatatatttatatatatttatatatatttatacatttatatatatacatatatatattatatatatatatatatatatatatatatatattatattattatatatatatatatatatatatatatatatatatatatatatatatgtgtgtgtgtgtgtatatatatctatacctatatgtatatatatatatatatacatatatatatatatatatatatatatatatatatatatatatatgtgtgtgtgtatatatgtgtgtatatatatatatatatatatatatatatatatatatatatatatatgtatatatatacatatatatatatatgtatatatatatatatatatatatatatatgtatatatatgtatatatatgtgtatacatatatatgtatatatatatatatgtgtatatatatatatatatatatatatatatatatatatatatatatatgtatatatatttgtatatacatgtatatatatatttgtatatacatgtatatatatatatatatatttgtatatatatatatatatatatgtatatatttatgtatatatatatgggtatgtatatatgaatatgtatatatgtatatgtgtatatgtatatgtatatatgtatatgtatatatatgcctatgtatatatggatatatatatatatatgtatatatgtatatgtatatatgtatatatatttatatatgtatatatgtatatatatttatatatgtatatgtatatatataggtatatatatgatatatatatatatatatatatatatatgtatatgtatatataagtatatatatatttgtatatatatatatatatatatatatatattatatatatatatatatatatatatatatatatatatatatatatataggtatatatatgtatatatgtatatgaatatatgtatatatatttatatatgtatatgtatatatataggtatatatatgatatatatatatgatatatatatatatatatatatatatatatatatatatgtatatatgtatatatgtatatgtatatactgtatatacatatatatatatatatatatatatatatatatatatatatatatatatgtatatatgtatatatgtatatgtatatactgtatatacatatatatatatatatatatatatatatatatatatgtatatgtatatatatatgtatatgtatatgtatatataagtatatatatatttatatatatatatatatatatatatatatatatatatatatatatatatatatatatatatatatatgtattattattattattattattattattattattattattattattatcttatcattTTATGGTTTCATTATTTTACTGTTTTACTATTtttcaattttaccatttttaaattttaaaaggttaaaattttcctattttactATTCTATCATTTTACTATCTTACTATTTCACTATTCAACTATATTactgatttattgatttattattttattatttcattattttattattttattatttcattattttattattttattatttattcatttattagtatattattacaataggtaatcttttcattttattattttaatgtttcaatattttaatattttagaatttgaatattttgatattttgataatttgataTTTTGATACTTCAatagtttattaatttattaatttaataatttgataatttattaattcaataatttaatcatttaataatttaatattacaatctttcaatatttttaatatttcgatattttaatattttaatattttaaattttaccattttaatattttgatattttattattttagcattataatattctgttattttaatattccaatattttgatattctaatattttaatatttcaatattttgaaattttaatattttattattttaatatttcaatatcttattaaattttcttcttcttcttcttcttcttcttcttcttcttcttcttcttcttcttcttcttcttcttcttcttcatttttttttgttttactgttttactaTTGTAATTATATACtatttaccattttattattttattatcttatttcattatttattattatctcatctcatattattattattattattattattattattattattattattattattattattttttctattattattatttttattatttctttatagtttgattattttattattttagtatttcattaattgattattttatttttgcattatttctttactttttcttttaactattttattgttttattttatcatcttattatcctattattattattattattattattattattattattattattattattattattatttttatttttattattataattcttatttttattattattattattttatttttattattataatttttatttttattattattattattattatcattgttattattactattcttactatttttatcattattattaatattattattatttttattattattattagtagtggtagtagtaatattattattaatattactattaatattaatattgttattataattattattattattattattattattattattattattattattattattatgattattattattattattattattattattattatttaagatggCCTGCATgttcgataaaagaaaaaaaaatcctcgaaAGGTAGATATTCGAAATGAACCCCAAAAGCATTATAATTTGGGTATAAATCCATCTCCTTGAGGTCAAATAGAGGTCTTTTTGCAAATTCTCAAAGTATAGATATTCGAAGTTAGCCCAAAAAGCATTATACTTTGGTTATAGATTGCGCTCCCCGGAGGACTcgggtctttttttatttttcaaattcacgACATCGAAATATCAAATTTTGAATGTAGAAATATATAGTAATTTAATGTTAATTACATTTCCATTTACCCTAAACTTTCAATGTTATAATATAACTTACATAATGTGTAATGTTATCTGATGTTTAGAATTTATCATGAACCATAATTACACATTTCTTATAAACAGAGTGCGCAAGTTTTTATAATAACTTAATtaaaataagagatttttttttttcataattcaattatAAGTTCATCCAGGATGTATGGCTTTTGTGGAAAGCAAATATCCTTTACTTCTGGTCCTGATAGAATCTAGAAAGGATTCATAGGGGTCGTTAATTTTATGATACGGGGTCGGCCACCGACCTTTTGAGTCGATAGCATCCAAAAAACAGTCGTAAATATGTCAAAGATTGTTGTTTCCTTATCTATAACAAAGAATCCATGGTGAAGTTCGAAAAAGTTTATTTCAGTCGATCCCgtcatttttaatttttgaaaccatctgtaactattctcgtgtcaatacgAGTTGTTGGCTGCACACGTAGGAATTCCCTTAGATATTTGGGACGTACAGTTttcataacttggtgggttattgtgcatatttctaattaaattcctgctttaataggcagccagtgtaaattaactAATGTTGGAGTGATCCTTTCTCCTCTGTGTTTTGTAATATctgaagttgcacttttggtagattgtgttagatggagttacagttgtcaatcctggtaaaaacaagtttttttttctatatagattGTTCTTCCAGGTACTTctatataaaagcaatatttcttagatgatattcAGCAGTTTTACTATAgtacatagtattattattattattattattattattattattattattatttttattataaccttAACTACCagaattataattgttgttattattattattattattattgttattattattattattattattattattattattattattattattacaaccgctattactataattattattgttatcattattattattattatcattaaaaccaaTACTACTAGAATGATCATTGTTGTTGCTTAT is a genomic window of Palaemon carinicauda isolate YSFRI2023 chromosome 39, ASM3689809v2, whole genome shotgun sequence containing:
- the LOC137630921 gene encoding uncharacterized protein; translated protein: MILCESSPKGFSLALQTSVGIYDFRNIINIISINKVLRSTKLELPEESPPKFKHPKESPSKLNLPEESPPKLKLPQESPPKLKLSQESPPKLKHPMESPPKFKLPKESPPKFKLPKKSPPKLKHPKESLPKLKHPKDSPPKLKHPRDSPPKLKHPRDSPPKLKHPRDSPPKLKLHLML